The Planktothrix tepida PCC 9214 genome has a segment encoding these proteins:
- a CDS encoding RNA-guided endonuclease InsQ/TnpB family protein → MDDMTKITRTIKLKFVDLNRCKAQVFEQMTAENTRVANKLLSLPIKERRKMTTAKIMSELKSALVNQVIRHTTSPTGRKTKQYKVLPVEVNNQNWKLTLKGNTYSISFPTLKGEKRIPIEVASPHWQPVLDGLLEGTIQGGSFKLIKHRNKWYAYLSITEDVPEVKTEKRLGCDRGQNNLAVVAPKQGFGKFFNGQSVKHRRRYFQQRRKQLQEAKKFRALKKWDKKERRWMDAINHTISRRIVRFAEYHNADVVIEDLEGCRSTMKQSQKSRSDSGESRHNWSYYSLEQKLNYKLALKGLKLIKRPAPYTSKSCSTCGFIGKRNRHDFNCPNGHYHNSDLNAAKNLAQWDGFSCQLDLQRDASVMDSSGLTDGVLGTPLNSVNTVKQEYIQLSLLDWTRYENPTPLA, encoded by the coding sequence ATGGATGACATGACAAAAATAACTCGGACGATTAAATTGAAATTCGTGGATCTCAACCGTTGTAAAGCTCAGGTGTTTGAGCAAATGACGGCAGAAAACACACGGGTTGCCAACAAGCTGTTGTCATTGCCGATTAAAGAACGGCGTAAAATGACAACAGCTAAAATTATGTCCGAGTTAAAATCTGCCCTTGTTAACCAAGTAATCCGACATACCACATCACCCACAGGTCGTAAAACCAAACAATATAAAGTTCTTCCTGTGGAAGTTAACAACCAAAACTGGAAGTTAACCCTAAAAGGGAATACTTATTCAATTAGTTTTCCAACCCTTAAAGGTGAAAAAAGAATTCCCATTGAAGTTGCATCTCCCCATTGGCAACCTGTTTTAGACGGATTGTTAGAGGGAACAATTCAAGGGGGTTCTTTTAAATTAATTAAACATCGAAATAAGTGGTATGCCTATCTGTCAATTACTGAGGATGTTCCAGAAGTTAAGACGGAGAAAAGATTAGGATGTGACCGAGGACAGAATAATTTAGCGGTAGTTGCACCTAAACAGGGTTTTGGTAAGTTCTTTAATGGTCAAAGCGTTAAGCATCGGAGACGTTATTTTCAACAACGAAGAAAACAACTTCAAGAAGCTAAAAAGTTTCGAGCATTAAAGAAATGGGACAAAAAAGAACGACGATGGATGGATGCAATCAATCATACAATCAGCCGTCGAATTGTTCGTTTTGCCGAATACCATAATGCTGATGTTGTTATTGAGGATTTAGAAGGATGTCGAAGCACAATGAAACAGAGCCAAAAATCTCGTTCTGATTCCGGTGAATCTCGACATAATTGGTCTTATTATTCTTTGGAACAGAAACTTAATTATAAGTTGGCTCTTAAAGGATTGAAATTAATTAAAAGACCTGCGCCATACACTTCCAAATCCTGTTCAACCTGTGGTTTTATTGGTAAAAGAAATCGACATGATTTCAATTGCCCTAATGGTCACTACCATAACTCTGATTTGAATGCTGCGAAAAACCTAGCTCAATGGGACGGTTTTTCTTGTCAGTTAGACCTACAGAGAGATGCTTCTGTAATGGATTCATCCGGTTTAACTGATGGGGTGCTTGGCACACCCCTGAACTCGGTGAATACAGTCAAACAAGAGTATATTCAACTGT